In a single window of the Elaeis guineensis isolate ETL-2024a chromosome 4, EG11, whole genome shotgun sequence genome:
- the LOC105044000 gene encoding late embryogenesis abundant protein At5g17165, which translates to MAANSKGRVLAGSFGKRLVNQIWAAGSRDPPPFPYSTASASRRGVHVSTYDKNVDDQVRPSNVPDDVIAAQSDKYWGPHPKTGVFGPADQNSAPGGDPTAPAGNGPSVLDQKAWFRPLEDVDKPPHT; encoded by the exons ATGGCAGCCAATTCTAAGGGGCGAGTGCTCGCGGGCAGCTTCGGGAAGCGACTCGTGAACCAGATCTGGGCGGCCGGTTCTCGGGATCCACCTCCCTTCCCCTACTCCACTGCCTCGGCTTCTAG GAGGGGCGTGCACGTGTCAACGTACGACAAGAACGTGGACGATCAGGTGCGGCCAAGCAACGTGCCGGACGATGTGATCGCGGCGCAGTCGGACAAGTACTGGGGCCCGCATCCTAAGACCGGCGTGTTCGGGCCCGCCGACCAGAACTCCGCCCCCGGCGGGGATCCCACCGCGCCGGCCGGGAATGGTCCCTCGGTGCTGGATCAGAAGGCCTGGTTCCGCCCCCTCGAGGACGTCGACAAGCCTCCCCACACCTGA
- the LOC105043999 gene encoding protein BCCIP homolog, producing the protein MLDTATSLQYSYKMRGKTRGPLKPRNPWRPSPPESATMGQGRRPAKRRRLSRLPPLLLAFSPFARSILFARSTAPNSTNPDPSPSSRTTEVGIADPKPPKAIKRIESSEDEEEEEVEMVQADFEFFDPKPGDFHGVKLLLQNYLDNKPWDLSGFVDLILEQTTVGTVVKSGDQDEEEEGDDDGGNDDEGLYAVISALNLGRYAGHRCIKELKRFLLEVCSDDSTKKKLKLLLEQQASDVGLLVSQRFVNCPYQLVPPLYDALFDEVSWATEDEPTQELRDSFRFKYYILVARIFESKNVNQYKAKQSQDCDEPVIYIKAEDQIFRELSSLSFTFHLHAEQLVPPELKNYKEMGLVMVVKADDVPKFREKLKSLVVES; encoded by the exons ATGCTGGACACTGCAACCAGTTTGCAGTATTCGTATAAAATGCGGGGGAAAACACGAGGTCCCTTGAAACCCCGAAACCCTTGGCGGCCTTCTCCACCCGAGTCGGCGACGATGGGCCAGGGACGGCGGCCGGCGAAGCGGCGCCGCCTCTCCAGGCTCCCTCCCCTCCTCCTCGCCTTCTCCCCCTTCGCCCGCTCCATCCTTTTCGCCCGCTCCACCGCCCCCAATTCCACCAATCCCGATCCCTCCCCTTCCTCCAGAACGACAG AGGTTGGAATTGCCGATCCTAAGCCACCCAAAGCAATCAAACGAATCGAGTCCTCCGAAgacgaggaggaagaagaa GTCGAGATGGTGCAAGCTGATTTCGAGTTCTTTGACCCCAAGCCCGGGGATTTCCATGGTGTGAAGCTTCTTCTCCAGAACTACCTTGATAACAAGCCGTGGGATCTCAGTGGCTTCGTGGACCTGATCTTGGAGCAGACCACCGTCGGGACCGTCGTGAAATCGGGCGACCAGGatgaagaggaggaaggagacgATGATGGAGGGAATGATGATGAGGGTCTTTATGCCGTGATCAGTGCCCTAAACCTGGGGAGATATGCT GGACATAGATGCATCAAGGAGCTCAAGCGGTTCCTTCTTGAAGTTTGCAGTGATGACAGTACAAAGAAAAAGCTGAAATTGCTGTTGGAACAGCAAGCAAGTGATGTTGGTCTGTTGGTCTCGCAGCGGTTTGTGAACTGCCCCTACCAACTGGTGCCTCCACTTTATGACGCGCTCTTTGATGAGGTTTCATGGGCAACAGAGGATGAG CCCACACAGGAACTTCGAGATTCGTTCCGCTTCAAATACTATATCTTGGTTGCCAGAATCTTTGAG AGCAAAAATGTCAACCAATACAAGGCAAAACAGAGCCAGGATTGCGACGAACCTGTCATTTATATAAAGGCAGAAGATCAGATTTTTCGTGAG CTCAGCTCGTtatcttttacttttcatctgcATGCTGAGCAGTTGGTTCCACCTGAG TTGAAGAATTACAAGGAGATGGGACTAGTCATGGTTGTAAAGGCTGATGATGTTCCCAAGTTCCGCGAGAAGTTAAAATCATTAGTAGTTGAATCATAA